A region of Argentina anserina chromosome 5, drPotAnse1.1, whole genome shotgun sequence DNA encodes the following proteins:
- the LOC126793167 gene encoding potassium channel AKT2/3, producing the protein MQNKVCSFKLGQNGKQLIKGRHEADGDHQPLHDQHDVYKSNDQMKDLNLSNLSKLILPPLGASSYNQTPMQSKGWVITPMDSRYRGWETFMVLLVAYSAWVYPFEVAFLNSPGAGNKRALCLADYIVDLFFGIDIILTFFVAYIDPRTQLLVLDSKKIAIRYLSTWFLMDLASTLPFEVIGKHNLGFSYSLLGLLRFWRLRRAKRLLTRLEKDIRLNYFWVRCARLLSVTLFSVHCAGCLYYLLADRYPHQGKTWIGAVIPNFRETSLWIRYISALYWSITTMSTVGYGDLHANNTTEMIFIIFYMLFNLGLTAYLIGNMTNLVVEGTRRTMEFRNSVEAASNFVGRNHLPPRLRDQILAYICLRFKAESLNQQQIIEQLPKSICKSICQQLFMPTVEKVYLFKGVSMETRLLLVANMKAEYIPPKEDVLMQNEAPDDIYIIVSGEVEIIDSEMDKEIVVGTLKSGDMFGEVGAICCREVGALCCRPQSFTYRTKTLSQLLRLKTTALIEAMHTNQEDNAQMLKNFKQHHKKLRDLKIAEILVESGEEEAMGDSHLAFDLLTVASKGNAALLEELLKSKLDPDIGDSKGRTPLHVAASNGHEECVLVLLKYACNIHARDINGDTALWEAIASKHHSIFKILYYCAAYSYPYTAGDLLCTAARRNDLTVMKELLKHELHVDSKDCAGKTAVQIAMEENNVDMVNLLVMNGADVTNVSQDYLFPSQTLTDMLQKREIGHRITVPDPTLNELLNFRNDGVKFPRVSIYRGHPVTRRNTCCTESGKLIRLPNSLEELKNIAGDKFGFDPRNVIISDEGGAEIDCIEVIRDNDKLFIYS; encoded by the exons ATGCAGAACAAAGTTTGTAGCTTCAAATTAGGCCAAAATGGGAAGCAGCTGATCAAGGGTCGTCATGAAGCAGATGGTGATCATCAACCGCTTCATGATCAACATGACGTTTACAAGAGCAATGATCAAATGAAGGATCTCAACTTGAGTAACCTCTCAAAGCTCATACTTCCTCCCTTGGGTGCCTCAAGCTACAACCAGACTCCAATGCAATCAAAAGGCTGGGTTATCACCCCTATGGACTCCAGATACAG GGGTTGGGAGACATTTATGGTGCTTTTGGTGGCTTACTCGGCATGGGTTTACCCGTTTGAGGTTGCATTTCTCAACTCACCGGGAGCAGGCAACAAGCGAGCTCTCTGCTTAGCAGACTACATTGTTGATCTATTTTTCGGCATCGATATCATATTGACATTCTTCGTCGCATATATCGATCCCAGAACACAGTTGCTTGTTCTCGACTCCAAAAAAATCGCTATAAG ATACCTTTCAACATGGTTCTTAATGGATTTGGCATCAACACTCCCCTTTGAGGTTATCGGCAAACACAATTTAGGTTTCTCATACTCTCTCTTGGGATTGCTCCGATTTTGGCGATTAAGACGTGCAAAGAGACTCCTCACAAG GCTTGAGAAGGACATCAGGTTAAACTACTTCTGGGTCAGGTGCGCCAGGCTTTTATCT GTGACACTGTTCTCAGTACATTGTGCTGGATGCTTGTACTATCTGCTAGCAGACCGATATCCGCACCAAGGGAAGACATGGATTGGAGCTGTTATTCCAAATTTCAGAGAGACTAGTCTGTGGATTCGCTACATTTCAGCACTCTACTGgtccatcaccaccatgtcCACTGTTGGTTATGGTGACCTCCATGCAAATAACACTACGGAAATGATCTTCATTATCTTTTACATGCTTTTCAACCTCGGCCTTACTGCTTACCTAATCGGCAACATGACAAACTTAGTTGTTGAAGGCACTCGTCGTACCATGGAATTT agAAACAGCGTTGAAGCGGCATCAAACTTTGTTGGCCGCAATCACTTGCCTCCAAGGTTAAGGGATCAAATTTTGGCTTATATATGCTTGAGATTTAAGGCTGAGAGCTTGAACCAGCAGCAAATAATTGAACAGCTCCCCAAGTCAATTTGTAAAAGCATCTGTCAACAATTGTTCATGCCAACAGTAGAGAaagtttatcttttcaagggtGTCTCAATGGAAACACGTCTTCTCCTG GTTGCAAACATGAAGGCAGAGTACATACCACCAAAAGAAGATGTTTTAATGCAAAATGAAGCACCCGATGATATATACATCATCGTTTCGGGAGAAGTGGAGATCATTGATTCTGAAATGGATAAAGAGATAGTCGTCGGGACTTTGAAATCTGGGGACATGTTTGGAGAAGTCGGTGCAATTTGTTGCCGAGAAGTTGGTGCACTTTGTTGTAGACCTCAAAGCTTTACATATCGAACGAAAACGCTTTCACAACTCTTGAGACTCAAAACTACTGCACTAATAGAAGCAATGCATACCAACCAAGAAGACAATGCTCAAATGCTTAAGAACTTCAAGCAG CATCACAAAAAGCTCAGAGATCTGAAAATTGCAGAAATATTGGTTGAaagtggggaggaagaggccATGGGTGATTCACATTTAGCATTTGACTTATTGACTGTTGCAAGCAAAGGGAATGCTGCACTTCTTGAAGAGCTTCTCAAGTCAAAGTTGGATCCTGACATTGGAGACTCCAAAGGAAGAACTCCTCTG CATGTAGCAGCATCAAACGGGCATGAAGAATGTGTCTTGGTACTCCTCAAGTATGCTTGTAACATACATGCAAGAG ACATCAATGGTGACACAGCATTATGGGAGGCAATTGCATCAAAGCACCATTCCATATTCAAGATTCTCTACTATTGCGCTGCCTATTCTTATCCCTACACTGCCGGTGATCTTCTATGCACAGCTGCCAGAAGAAACGATCTGACCGTGATGAAGGAACTGTTGAAGCATGAATTGCATGTTGATTCAAAGGATTGCGCCGGGAAAACAGCAGTACAAATAGCCATGGAAGAAAACAATGTAGACATGGTTAACTTGCTAGTGATGAATGGAGCAGATGTCACCAATGTTTCACAAGACTACTTATTTCCTTCACAAACCTTAACCGATATGCTGCAAAAACGAGAGATCGGACACCGGATTACAGTGCCAGACCCTACACTGAACGAACTGCTTAATTTCAGAAATGATGGAGTGAAATTTCCAAGAGTAAGCATATATAGAGGTCATCCTGTGACAAGAAGAAACACCTGTTGCACTGAATCTGGGAAGCTGATTAGATTGCCGAATTCACTAGAGGAGCTCAAAAATATTgcag GTGACAAGTTTGGGTTCGATCCAAGGAATGTAATAATATCGGATGAAGGAGGAGCAGAAATCGACTGTATCGAAGTGATCAG